The DNA window CACGCCGCCTCGCCGGCCCCGATGTCCAGCACGGTGCGGATCGGGCGTTCCAGGTAGTACTCGGCCGTGGCCACCGCCAGCGCCACCTTGCGTGCCAGCCGCGCGGCCCCGCCGGTCTGGTCAGGCTGGTACCAGCGCTGGAAGTAGGCGTGGTCGTAGGTCTTGGTCATGCGTGCAGGGGAATGGCCGGAAACGGACGCCATGGTAGCGGAGCGGCGTGCGTCAAAGCGTCGCGCATGCGCGGATCGGGGGAATGGGTGAAAATGAACGACATTCCACGCCAGCCGCCGGAGCAAGCGCATGCAGTCCTATTACTGGGTCAAGACCTTTCACCTGGTGTTCGTGGTGGCGTGGATGGCATCGGTGTTTTACCTTCCGCGCATCCTGGTCAACCTGAGCGAGACCGCCGGGCAACTGCCGGTGGTGGAGCGGCTGCAGCTGATGGGCCTGCGCCTGTATCGGTTTGGCCACATGATGTTCGGCATCGCGCTGGTGCTGGGCCTGGTGCTGTGGCTGGGTTACCGGGTGTTCCCGGATTTCCCGACCATGGTGGCACCGGGGGCGGCCGGCTGGCTGCATGCCAAGCTGGGGCTGGT is part of the Stenotrophomonas oahuensis genome and encodes:
- a CDS encoding CopD family protein yields the protein MQSYYWVKTFHLVFVVAWMASVFYLPRILVNLSETAGQLPVVERLQLMGLRLYRFGHMMFGIALVLGLVLWLGYRVFPDFPTMVAPGAAGWLHAKLGLVVLLLVYFTWTGRLLKGAVKGKTLPSSRALRWFNELPLVLFIGVVWLVLAKPF